The Bactrocera neohumeralis isolate Rockhampton unplaced genomic scaffold, APGP_CSIRO_Bneo_wtdbg2-racon-allhic-juicebox.fasta_v2 ctg4736, whole genome shotgun sequence genome segment TGGACTACTGACAGCCAGAAGTCTTTTTTGTCTGTAACTAGTCATTTCATTTGGGAAAGCAAAATGAACTCAGCAGTCCTGGCAACTAAAGAAGTGTTCGGCTCACATACTGCTCAAAATATAGCCACagaattaaaaagcatttttgacgAGTGgtcaatttttaacaaaatagtgACGATAGTGAGTGATAACggtacaaatattaaaaaagcgaTAAGGGATATACTGCAAAAACACCACCACCCATGTGTCGCTCACACTCTAAATTTATGCGTTGTGGATGCTATAAAGACTGCTCCTCAGAGTTTAGAGCTTATACCGAAATACAGAGCTATAGTAACATATTTTCATCATAGCTCTCAAGCagcagaaaaacttaaaaatatgcaaaagcaaATGGGAGTAGCTGAACTTAAGATGAAGCAAGACGTTGCTACTAGATGGAACTCTGGCCTTATAATGATGGAACGTATATGCTTGATAAAAGAACCGCTCTCTGCTGTACTAACTTCCTTACCAAGTGCACCGAACTTTCTGAATGCATCAGAATGGGAAAGGTTACGTGATTCCATCACTGTATTGAAGCCGATAGAGCATATGACAACAGAACTTTCAGCACAAAACTACCCAACGATGTCACTAGTGGTGCCTATAGTCAGAGGACTGCAATATGCAATAAGATCCCAGCAAATGAAAACTACGGAGGGAGAATGCTTGAAAAGTAGTTTGTTGGAAGTAATTTCGAGACGACTTGGCCAACTAGAGTCTGACAAGATGTGTGCCAAATCGACCTTCTTAGACCCACGGTTTAAAAAGATTGCCTTTGGAAATGAAAGTAACTCtagtaatgctcaaaaatggtTGGGAGAAGAGGTATCAGCATTCATACAGCGGAACCAAAGGACTGCTACAGCCCCAGTAATAGAATTACCCGCGGATAAAAGTAAATTATCTCTTTGGACTCTACTTGACCAAAAAGTAGCGGAAGCAAAAACTATTTGTCACAACGCCCCTAGTGTTAATGCACATATTTCTTTGGAACAATATCTTAGACAAGATTTCGTTGAGAGACATCAAAACCCTTTAAACTATTGGGACAGCAAAAAGGCAACTTTTCCAGAACTCTACaagctttccaaaaaataattatgtataccTGCTACTTCAGTTCCTTCCGAAAGGGGTTTTTCTAAAGCTGGGCAAATAATAAATGATAGAAGAAATAGACTTAAAGGTGAAAAGCtagatcaaataatatttttaaatagcagttttaatatataattaatatttttttgcgttcttctgatatttatatttatatttattttatatgatattgAATATCTTTTCTGtgctttactatttttatgttttattaaaatattgaattaaattaaacctttgtattggtttaattaaaaatgaataaaattccagtacttttttgttgtttgaagaGCACGCCTTTGCTTAGTTATTGAATttgattaaataaatgaatgaatgaatgaacgaAAAAATTCATTCGATAGTCAAAATCATTCAGTCATTAACAATCGATAGTTGAAATCACTCGGTAGTTCCCAACACtactcgacaacgactgaacgacagagcgtaagcgtacgtgtgaagttagtttgcacaattgtgctaagaaatgccgaccactgtgCTAAAGCAAAACGACCAAAAATTACGCGGTTTAATACATTAATTCACCACACTTACGATACATAAATATCGCTTTAAAGTCCGCATTGGCATACATCtagcaatacccctt includes the following:
- the LOC126767214 gene encoding E3 SUMO-protein ligase ZBED1-like, with amino-acid sequence MWTTDSQKSFLSVTSHFIWESKMNSAVLATKEVFGSHTAQNIATELKSIFDEWSIFNKIVTIVSDNGTNIKKAIRDILQKHHHPCVAHTLNLCVVDAIKTAPQSLELIPKYRAIVTYFHHSSQAAEKLKNMQKQMGVAELKMKQDVATRWNSGLIMMERICLIKEPLSAVLTSLPSAPNFLNASEWERLRDSITVLKPIEHMTTELSAQNYPTMSLVVPIVRGLQYAIRSQQMKTTEGECLKSSLLEVISRRLGQLESDKMCAKSTFLDPRFKKIAFGNESNSSNAQKWLGEEVSAFIQRNQRTATAPVIELPADKSKLSLWTLLDQKVAEAKTICHNAPSVNAHISLEQYLRQDFVERHQNPLNYWDSKKATFPELYKLSKK